In Opitutaceae bacterium TAV5, one genomic interval encodes:
- a CDS encoding small mechanosensitive ion channel protein MscS — protein sequence MIFLLRFDSRLSRAYRKRKYRLALSALRPFRYITVMHLPSFATLPRFLARFAFLLVPLLVAPALPARNEPAPPASESASSSTPSAAVSSPDPNTTAAAAAVASGEAKVETPGFVTDATNSLLEALDVKTSGNTTTRYIIAGSVLVVFYLLKRLVAYWLFALFHRLAARTRSTLDDKLAAAVEQPVGAFVLLAGFFIAVNVLKLPASTALIKAYAATIAFSLCFFWLLIRALGTVLDHLHEIALRRQAGVAAFMPWIKKTLIAAFVILAVLMIAQNLGANVSAFLAGLGIGGLAFALAAQDTIANLFGSVVVAIDQPFKIGEAIKIGNNSGVVEDIGLRSTRLRLPDRSLAIIPNKTVAAETIVNQSRFIQRRVDMVVSLTYDTTPEQIEAIVRDIAAILEAEKEEVLPGGQQAWFRDLSASSLDIAVGYTTRSPDFNRFMVLRQRINLAIMRAVAARGLSFAYPTQTLQFDGPLAKQWAAGRSDAK from the coding sequence GTGATATTCCTGCTCCGGTTTGACTCCCGGCTCTCGCGCGCATACCGCAAACGAAAGTACCGTCTCGCACTTTCCGCACTCCGTCCGTTTCGCTACATCACCGTCATGCACTTGCCGTCCTTCGCCACCCTGCCACGCTTCCTCGCCCGGTTTGCCTTTCTGCTGGTCCCGCTGCTCGTCGCTCCGGCCCTGCCCGCCCGGAACGAGCCCGCGCCGCCCGCGTCCGAAAGCGCCTCCTCTTCCACCCCGTCCGCCGCCGTATCTTCGCCCGACCCCAACACCACCGCGGCAGCCGCCGCCGTAGCCAGCGGCGAGGCCAAGGTCGAGACACCCGGTTTCGTCACGGATGCCACCAACTCCCTGCTGGAGGCGCTCGACGTCAAGACCTCCGGCAACACCACCACACGCTACATCATCGCGGGTTCGGTTCTCGTGGTGTTCTACCTGCTGAAGCGGCTCGTCGCCTACTGGCTCTTTGCGCTCTTTCACCGGCTCGCCGCACGCACGCGCAGCACGCTGGACGACAAACTTGCCGCCGCCGTCGAACAGCCCGTCGGCGCTTTCGTTCTGCTCGCCGGATTTTTTATCGCCGTCAACGTCCTGAAGCTCCCCGCCTCGACCGCCCTCATCAAGGCCTACGCCGCCACCATCGCCTTCTCCCTCTGCTTCTTCTGGCTGCTGATCCGCGCCCTCGGCACGGTTCTCGACCATCTCCATGAAATCGCTCTCCGGCGCCAGGCCGGCGTCGCCGCCTTCATGCCGTGGATCAAGAAGACGCTCATCGCCGCCTTCGTGATCCTCGCCGTGCTCATGATCGCGCAAAACCTCGGTGCCAACGTCAGCGCCTTCCTCGCCGGCCTCGGTATCGGCGGTCTCGCCTTCGCCCTCGCCGCCCAGGACACCATCGCCAACCTTTTCGGATCGGTGGTCGTCGCCATCGACCAGCCCTTCAAGATCGGCGAAGCCATCAAGATCGGTAACAACAGCGGTGTGGTGGAAGACATCGGCCTGCGCTCCACCCGGCTCCGGCTCCCCGACAGGTCGCTCGCCATCATTCCCAACAAGACCGTGGCCGCCGAAACCATCGTCAACCAGTCGCGGTTTATCCAGCGCCGCGTCGACATGGTCGTCAGCCTCACCTACGACACCACGCCCGAACAGATCGAGGCCATCGTGCGGGATATCGCCGCAATCCTCGAGGCCGAGAAGGAGGAGGTCCTGCCCGGCGGCCAGCAGGCGTGGTTCCGCGACCTCAGCGCCTCGTCGCTCGACATCGCGGTCGGCTACACGACGCGGAGCCCCGACTTCAACCGGTTCATGGTCCTGCGCCAGCGCATCAACCTGGCCATCATGCGCGCCGTCGCTGCCCGCGGCCTCTCCTTCGCCTACCCCACGCAGACCCTGCAATTCGACGGCCCGCTCGCCAAACAATGGGCGGCCGGACGCAGCGACGCCAAGTAA
- a CDS encoding LacI family transcriptional regulator: protein MSNRVTMKDIAKRADVSVVTVSRALKNHPGLPKKTCQRIQKIATKMGYRPNPMLSVLMASLRRSRMGKGKRAGRRDNPGVDRNGPVIAFLFSNPNPEQFDDPGMPLGAMFAGARARGAELGYKVERFRLDEPGMSETRMRQLLRARSIPGIIMAPLVDPIPEVDFDWSGFACSTIGYSYTASVLHRVANDQFLTMQLAVEKLVARGYRRIGLVMHRLSDERTNHRWSGGFLSLPLLRGKEAARRVPVFYWEGETPAEGPAGLGDWMKRHEPDAVITVHPYVPEWIEQRGWRVPEDVGLVDLDLQGRGRTQRAQTGREVSGVNRRHDLLGAMALDLVAEQLHLNEQGVPNRPKTVMLGGDWEEGATLRALWKAGSGVEGSG from the coding sequence ATGAGTAATCGAGTGACGATGAAAGACATCGCGAAACGGGCGGATGTGTCGGTGGTGACGGTATCGCGGGCGTTGAAAAACCATCCGGGGCTTCCGAAGAAAACTTGTCAGCGTATCCAGAAAATAGCGACGAAGATGGGGTATCGGCCGAATCCGATGTTGTCGGTACTGATGGCCTCGTTGCGACGGTCACGCATGGGCAAGGGAAAGAGGGCAGGCCGGAGGGACAACCCCGGGGTGGACCGGAACGGGCCGGTGATTGCGTTTCTGTTTTCGAATCCGAACCCGGAGCAGTTCGACGATCCGGGGATGCCGCTGGGCGCGATGTTCGCCGGGGCGCGGGCGCGCGGGGCGGAGCTGGGTTACAAGGTGGAGCGGTTCCGGCTGGATGAACCAGGCATGAGCGAGACGCGGATGCGGCAGTTGCTGCGGGCGCGCAGCATCCCGGGTATCATCATGGCGCCGCTGGTAGATCCGATCCCTGAGGTGGATTTCGACTGGTCGGGATTTGCGTGTTCAACCATCGGATACAGCTACACGGCCTCGGTTTTGCACCGGGTGGCCAACGACCAGTTTCTCACGATGCAACTGGCGGTAGAAAAACTGGTGGCGCGGGGTTACCGGCGGATCGGGCTGGTGATGCACCGGTTGAGCGACGAGCGCACGAATCATCGCTGGTCGGGCGGTTTTTTGTCGCTGCCATTGCTCCGCGGGAAGGAGGCCGCGCGGCGTGTGCCGGTTTTTTATTGGGAGGGCGAAACACCTGCGGAGGGACCGGCCGGTCTGGGGGACTGGATGAAGCGTCATGAACCGGATGCGGTGATCACGGTGCATCCGTATGTTCCGGAGTGGATCGAGCAGCGGGGATGGCGGGTGCCGGAGGATGTGGGTCTGGTGGATCTGGATTTGCAGGGGCGGGGACGGACACAACGCGCGCAGACGGGGCGGGAAGTGAGCGGGGTGAACCGGCGTCACGATTTGCTGGGCGCGATGGCGCTGGATCTGGTGGCGGAGCAACTGCACCTCAACGAGCAGGGCGTGCCGAACCGCCCGAAAACCGTGATGCTGGGTGGCGACTGGGAGGAAGGGGCGACGTTGCGGGCTTTATGGAAAGCTGGTTCAGGTGTGGAGGGATCGGGCTGA
- a CDS encoding methylmalonyl-CoA carboxyltransferase — MNSPLNPQTARLRQLRIEARKGGGEERIKAQKAKGKHTAQERIDLLLDEGSFREIDVFVKRGEDGLLGDGVITGYGTVNQRPVYVFSQDFTVFGGSLGQGHAVKIMKIMDLALKNGAPVIGLNDSGGARIQEGVTALAGYADIFLRNVLSSGVVPQISCILGPCAGGAVYSPAMTDFTVMTQKTSHMFVTGPDVVRSVTHEQVSAEELGGALTHNETSGVAHFAAENEVHAIDLVRALLDYLPSNNLEDAPIRPTDDDPLRVAHALDVIIPENPNKPYDMYEVLRTVVDTGSFFEVQELFARNIIVGFARLNGRSVGVVANQPQVLAGCLDINASTKAARFVRFCDCFNIPVVTFVDVPGFLPGVGQEHNGIIRHGSKLLYAYAEATVPKVTVITRKAYGGAYDVMSSKHLRGDINLAWPTAEIAVMGPEGAINVLHRKELAEAADPDALRAALVADYREKFANPYVAAGYGYLDDVIEPGQTRIRLINALEMLKNKREKNPPRKHGNIPL; from the coding sequence ATGAATTCTCCCCTGAACCCGCAAACAGCCCGGCTCCGCCAGCTCCGCATCGAAGCGCGCAAAGGCGGCGGCGAAGAACGCATCAAGGCCCAGAAAGCAAAAGGCAAACACACCGCCCAGGAACGCATCGACCTGCTCCTCGACGAAGGATCGTTCCGCGAGATCGACGTATTCGTGAAACGCGGCGAAGACGGCCTGCTCGGCGACGGTGTCATCACCGGATACGGCACCGTCAACCAGCGCCCCGTTTACGTATTCTCGCAGGATTTCACCGTGTTCGGCGGCAGCCTCGGCCAGGGCCACGCCGTGAAGATCATGAAGATCATGGACCTCGCGCTCAAGAACGGCGCGCCCGTCATCGGCCTCAACGACTCCGGAGGGGCGCGCATCCAGGAAGGCGTCACCGCGCTCGCCGGCTACGCGGACATTTTTTTGAGAAACGTGCTGAGCAGCGGCGTCGTCCCCCAGATCTCGTGCATCCTCGGCCCCTGCGCCGGCGGCGCCGTGTATTCGCCCGCCATGACGGACTTCACCGTCATGACGCAGAAAACCAGCCACATGTTCGTCACCGGCCCCGACGTCGTGCGCTCCGTCACGCACGAGCAGGTCTCCGCCGAGGAACTCGGCGGGGCGCTCACCCACAACGAGACCAGCGGCGTCGCCCACTTCGCCGCCGAAAACGAGGTGCACGCGATCGACCTCGTCCGCGCGCTGCTCGACTACCTTCCCTCCAACAACCTCGAGGACGCCCCCATCCGCCCCACCGACGACGATCCGCTGCGCGTCGCCCACGCGCTGGACGTCATCATCCCGGAAAATCCCAACAAACCCTACGACATGTACGAAGTCCTCCGCACCGTCGTGGACACGGGGAGTTTTTTCGAGGTGCAGGAACTCTTTGCGCGCAACATCATCGTCGGCTTCGCGCGCCTCAACGGCCGCAGCGTCGGCGTCGTGGCCAACCAGCCGCAGGTTCTCGCCGGCTGCCTCGACATCAACGCCTCCACCAAGGCCGCCCGCTTCGTGCGCTTCTGCGACTGCTTCAACATCCCCGTCGTCACTTTCGTCGACGTGCCCGGCTTCCTGCCCGGCGTGGGCCAGGAGCACAACGGCATCATCCGCCACGGCTCGAAACTCCTCTACGCCTACGCCGAAGCCACGGTGCCGAAAGTCACCGTCATCACGCGCAAGGCCTACGGCGGCGCCTACGACGTGATGAGCAGCAAACACCTGCGCGGCGATATCAACCTCGCCTGGCCCACCGCCGAGATCGCCGTCATGGGCCCCGAAGGCGCGATCAACGTTCTCCACCGCAAGGAACTCGCCGAGGCCGCCGATCCCGACGCGTTGCGCGCCGCACTCGTGGCCGACTACCGCGAGAAATTCGCCAATCCCTACGTCGCCGCCGGCTACGGTTATCTCGACGACGTGATCGAGCCGGGCCAGACGCGCATCCGCCTCATCAACGCCCTCGAAATGCTCAAGAACAAGCGCGAGAAAAACCCGCCCAGGAAACACGGAAACATACCGCTGTGA
- a CDS encoding acetyl-CoA carboxylase (composes the biotin carboxyl carrier protein subunit of the acetyl-CoA carboxylase complex, the enzyme that catalyzes the carboxylation of acetyl-CoA to malonyl-CoA, which in turn controls the rate of fatty acid metabolism), translating into MKYIATVGDQTLNIKIDGDRLLVDGEPVTADLQTSLDGTLFSLLVNGRSYALRLQPMEDCYRVQVRGETHDVRIVDERTHRLAGLRGPAGSQTGEVSLRAPMPGVIVDVLVKEGQTVEKGQTLVVLESMKMHNEFMAPRAGTVSSVRVAKDQQIEKNSLMLILS; encoded by the coding sequence ATGAAATACATCGCCACCGTCGGAGACCAGACCCTCAACATCAAGATCGACGGCGACAGGCTGCTGGTCGATGGCGAGCCTGTGACCGCCGACCTGCAAACCTCGCTCGACGGCACGCTTTTCAGCCTGCTGGTCAACGGCCGTTCCTACGCCCTGCGCCTCCAGCCGATGGAGGACTGTTACCGCGTGCAGGTGCGCGGGGAAACCCACGACGTGCGCATCGTGGACGAGCGCACCCACCGCCTCGCGGGCCTGCGCGGCCCGGCCGGTTCGCAAACGGGCGAAGTGTCCCTGCGCGCGCCGATGCCGGGCGTGATCGTGGACGTCCTCGTCAAGGAGGGCCAGACGGTGGAAAAGGGGCAGACGCTCGTCGTGCTCGAGTCGATGAAGATGCACAACGAATTCATGGCCCCGCGCGCCGGCACGGTGAGCAGCGTGCGCGTGGCCAAGGACCAGCAGATCGAAAAAAACTCGCTGATGCTGATCCTGAGTTGA
- a CDS encoding acetyl-CoA carboxylase, giving the protein MKKVLIANRGEIAVRIIRACREFGCASVAVYSEADRMAPHVRMADEAYLLGPAPAVESYLRVDKLIDIAKKSGCDAVHPGYGFIAENEEAATQFIDAGIAWIGPSPSAIRLMGDKLTARTTAAEAGLPLVPGIGKVARMSDQELIAAAPDIGFPLLVKAAAGGGGKGMRIVESQGVLAESIRVARREAAAAFGDDRVYLERLVRNARHIEIQILGDRHGNIIHLGERDCSIQRRHQKLIEESPSPLLDEPLRRKMGAAAVAAARAVGYYSAGTVEFVVDNDTREFFFLEMNTRLQVEHTVSERVTGIDIVKEMLRVASGEPLLHTQEQVRLKGHCIECRIVAEDPHMNFLPSTGLIIGLETPTGPGVRLDMGVSPGSEVTPYYDSMLGKLVVWDETREEAIIRTRRALEEFNITGVPTTIPFSIQMMDTPEFKEGRVHTKFLEQNFLAKEKRTPELMRMAALAAALVAHQRIRHAIVPPGAATASAWRESGRSAALQRTL; this is encoded by the coding sequence ATCAAAAAAGTCCTGATCGCCAACCGCGGAGAAATCGCCGTGCGCATCATCCGCGCCTGCCGCGAATTCGGCTGCGCCTCCGTCGCCGTTTACTCCGAAGCCGACCGCATGGCGCCGCACGTGCGCATGGCCGACGAGGCGTATCTCCTCGGCCCGGCGCCCGCCGTCGAGAGCTACCTGCGCGTCGACAAACTCATCGACATCGCCAAAAAATCAGGCTGCGACGCCGTCCATCCCGGCTACGGCTTTATCGCCGAGAACGAGGAGGCCGCCACGCAATTCATCGACGCCGGCATCGCCTGGATCGGCCCGTCCCCGTCGGCGATCCGGCTCATGGGCGACAAACTCACGGCGCGCACCACCGCGGCCGAGGCCGGCCTGCCGCTCGTGCCCGGCATCGGCAAGGTGGCCCGCATGTCCGACCAGGAGCTCATCGCCGCCGCGCCGGACATCGGATTTCCGCTGCTGGTGAAAGCCGCCGCCGGAGGCGGCGGCAAGGGCATGCGCATCGTCGAGAGCCAGGGCGTCCTCGCCGAATCGATACGCGTCGCCCGCCGCGAGGCCGCCGCAGCCTTCGGCGACGACCGCGTTTACCTCGAGCGCCTCGTGCGCAACGCCCGCCACATCGAGATCCAGATCCTCGGCGACCGGCACGGCAACATCATCCACCTCGGCGAGCGTGACTGCTCGATCCAGCGCCGCCACCAGAAGCTGATCGAGGAGTCTCCCTCGCCGCTCCTCGACGAGCCGCTGCGCCGGAAAATGGGCGCGGCCGCCGTGGCCGCCGCCCGCGCCGTCGGCTATTACAGCGCCGGCACGGTCGAGTTCGTGGTCGATAACGACACGCGCGAATTTTTCTTCCTCGAAATGAACACGCGCCTCCAGGTCGAGCACACCGTGAGCGAGCGCGTGACCGGCATCGACATCGTGAAGGAAATGCTGCGCGTCGCCTCGGGCGAACCCCTGCTCCATACCCAGGAGCAAGTGCGGCTGAAAGGCCACTGCATCGAGTGCCGCATCGTGGCCGAGGATCCGCACATGAATTTTCTGCCTTCCACCGGCCTCATCATCGGCCTCGAAACGCCCACCGGCCCCGGCGTGCGTCTCGACATGGGTGTCTCGCCCGGTTCGGAAGTGACGCCGTATTACGACTCGATGCTCGGCAAGCTCGTCGTGTGGGACGAGACGCGCGAGGAAGCCATCATCCGCACGCGGCGCGCGCTGGAGGAGTTCAACATCACCGGCGTGCCGACCACGATTCCGTTTTCCATCCAGATGATGGATACGCCGGAATTCAAGGAGGGTCGCGTTCACACCAAGTTTCTCGAACAGAACTTTCTCGCGAAGGAGAAGCGGACGCCCGAGCTCATGCGCATGGCCGCGCTCGCCGCCGCGCTCGTCGCGCACCAGCGCATCCGCCACGCCATCGTGCCGCCCGGCGCCGCGACGGCCTCGGCCTGGCGCGAGTCGGGCCGCAGCGCCGCCTTGCAACGGACCCTCTGA
- a CDS encoding sodium:phosphate symporter has translation MSTIAILGGIGLILFGIRFLRKGLDRLFGGHLVGWLSGLTARPWKAFTAGAAAGVVSPSSTSISIMAVQLLGDGRLRPGGVLAMLLGANVGMTVLVQFMAVRIQDYAGLLIALGMAAFAYTRREALRGAGQCLLALGFIFLAIAMIGDGAETIAKSQDAREAFALLHGHTWMIFGGTAALAVILQSSTATVGLGLGLCASGLLGAPELVPWVLGTNVGVGVSSLVVGWGTTDARRLGVGNLLAKLALALPLLLAPSVATRLFDALPGDLTHRIVMYHTLFNVAVGLLALPFLTPVMRLAALIVPAPDATLTGGGEASHLDPKALDTPSVALARATRETLRMADRVRAQLTGFWQACRNGDVELAKRIQKEDDKVDWYNRELIDYLSHIGGEKSPRDTRWQVALMNFAVEMEAVGDLLDKHLCDLVIKQRLEAARLSADEWRDLENVYGKLLQRFDGAVSLFSLDGDELADAFIAGKHTFNEHCRQLQQACYERLQSLPSTGAPAGAGSDAGVATNTYFLDYVNGFRRINSHLTGVAWGLAHPQQNRSRTSG, from the coding sequence TTGAGCACCATCGCGATCCTCGGCGGCATCGGCCTCATCCTCTTCGGCATCCGGTTTCTCCGGAAAGGTCTCGACCGGCTCTTCGGCGGGCACCTCGTGGGCTGGCTCTCCGGCCTGACCGCGCGCCCGTGGAAAGCGTTCACCGCCGGCGCGGCGGCGGGTGTCGTTTCCCCCTCCTCCACCAGTATCTCGATCATGGCCGTGCAACTGCTCGGCGACGGGCGCCTTCGCCCCGGCGGCGTGCTCGCCATGCTCCTCGGCGCCAATGTCGGCATGACCGTGCTCGTGCAGTTCATGGCTGTCCGCATCCAGGACTACGCCGGCCTGCTCATCGCCCTCGGCATGGCCGCCTTCGCGTATACCCGCCGCGAGGCCCTGCGCGGCGCCGGCCAGTGCCTGCTCGCGCTCGGCTTCATTTTTCTCGCCATCGCCATGATCGGCGACGGCGCCGAAACGATCGCGAAATCGCAGGATGCCCGCGAGGCCTTCGCCCTGTTGCACGGCCACACCTGGATGATCTTCGGCGGCACGGCCGCGCTCGCCGTCATCCTGCAAAGCTCCACCGCCACGGTCGGCCTCGGTCTCGGCCTGTGCGCCTCCGGCCTGCTCGGTGCTCCCGAACTCGTGCCCTGGGTGCTCGGCACCAATGTCGGCGTCGGCGTCAGTTCGCTCGTCGTCGGCTGGGGTACGACCGATGCGCGCCGGCTCGGCGTGGGCAACCTCCTCGCCAAACTCGCCCTCGCCCTTCCCCTGCTGCTGGCGCCCTCCGTGGCGACCCGGCTCTTCGACGCCCTCCCCGGTGACCTGACGCACCGGATCGTCATGTATCACACGCTCTTCAATGTGGCGGTCGGCCTGCTCGCGCTCCCGTTCCTCACGCCCGTCATGCGCCTGGCCGCGCTCATCGTGCCTGCGCCCGATGCCACCCTCACCGGTGGCGGCGAAGCCAGCCATCTCGATCCCAAGGCGCTCGACACTCCTTCCGTCGCGCTCGCCCGCGCCACCCGCGAAACGCTCCGCATGGCCGACCGCGTCCGCGCCCAGCTCACCGGCTTCTGGCAGGCCTGCCGCAACGGCGACGTTGAACTGGCAAAACGGATACAGAAGGAGGACGACAAGGTCGACTGGTACAATCGCGAGCTCATCGACTACCTCAGCCACATCGGCGGCGAGAAAAGCCCGCGCGACACCCGCTGGCAGGTGGCCCTGATGAACTTCGCCGTGGAGATGGAGGCCGTCGGCGACCTGCTCGACAAACACCTCTGCGATCTCGTCATCAAGCAGCGCCTCGAAGCCGCCCGGCTCTCCGCCGACGAATGGCGCGACCTGGAAAACGTGTACGGCAAACTCCTGCAACGCTTCGACGGCGCGGTCAGCCTGTTCTCGCTCGATGGCGACGAACTCGCCGATGCCTTCATCGCCGGCAAACACACGTTTAACGAACACTGCCGCCAACTCCAGCAAGCCTGCTACGAACGCCTGCAATCCTTGCCCTCGACCGGTGCGCCCGCGGGCGCCGGCAGCGATGCCGGCGTCGCGACAAACACGTACTTCCTCGATTACGTGAACGGCTTCCGCCGCATCAACAGCCACCTCACCGGCGTCGCCTGGGGGCTGGCGCACCCGCAACAGAATCGTTCCCGGACATCCGGATAG
- a CDS encoding oxidoreductase, protein MSFFTRSSRSSSKQNKIRCGVVGTGSLGQHHARIYAAMPDIEFAGIFEANDARAKEICERHQCHRFATLDELGDACDAVSVVVPTDKHAEVALPLLAKGCHLLIEKPITATLPEAEKVLSAARAAGVVVQVGHIEHFNPVMSFLEKHIRDPRYITAERLAPFTPRGTEVGVTLDLMIHDIGIVLALVKSPVARIESVGVNILSKTEDIANARIVFENGCVANLSTSRISTKKVREIRVFQEDAYLSLDFMNQKGHLVKKSDMLGYGIKLKMGLVQAGDLSKIPVKDIPIEKGEPLALELADFVETVRAARQPKVGGGLGKTALEIAIAISDQIRANTK, encoded by the coding sequence GTGAGTTTTTTCACCCGATCCTCCCGCTCCTCCTCGAAACAGAACAAAATCCGCTGCGGTGTCGTCGGCACCGGGTCGCTCGGCCAGCACCACGCGCGCATCTACGCCGCCATGCCCGACATCGAATTCGCCGGCATCTTCGAGGCCAACGACGCCCGCGCGAAGGAGATCTGCGAACGTCACCAGTGTCACCGCTTCGCCACGCTCGACGAACTCGGCGACGCCTGCGACGCCGTCTCCGTCGTCGTGCCCACCGACAAACACGCCGAAGTCGCCCTGCCCCTCCTCGCCAAAGGCTGCCACCTCCTCATCGAGAAACCCATCACCGCCACGCTTCCCGAAGCCGAAAAAGTGCTCTCCGCCGCCCGCGCCGCCGGCGTCGTCGTGCAGGTCGGCCACATCGAACACTTCAACCCCGTGATGAGTTTTCTCGAAAAACACATCCGGGACCCGCGCTACATCACCGCCGAGCGCCTCGCGCCCTTCACCCCGCGCGGCACCGAGGTCGGCGTCACGCTCGACCTGATGATCCACGACATCGGCATCGTGCTCGCCCTCGTCAAATCCCCCGTCGCCCGCATCGAGAGCGTCGGCGTCAACATCCTCTCGAAGACCGAGGACATCGCCAATGCCCGCATTGTTTTCGAAAACGGCTGCGTCGCCAACCTCAGCACCAGCCGCATCAGCACGAAAAAAGTCCGCGAGATCCGCGTCTTCCAGGAAGACGCCTACCTCTCGCTCGATTTCATGAACCAGAAGGGGCACCTCGTCAAAAAAAGCGACATGCTCGGCTACGGCATCAAGCTGAAGATGGGCCTCGTGCAGGCCGGCGATCTCTCGAAAATCCCGGTCAAGGACATCCCTATCGAAAAAGGCGAGCCGCTCGCGCTCGAACTCGCCGATTTTGTGGAAACCGTCCGCGCCGCCCGCCAGCCCAAGGTCGGCGGCGGCCTCGGCAAGACCGCCCTCGAAATCGCCATCGCCATCAGCGACCAGATCCGCGCCAACACGAAATAA